In the genome of Halapricum salinum, one region contains:
- a CDS encoding ATP-binding cassette domain-containing protein — protein sequence MTVLDVSNLTKIYGEGCPDCLDLTGPEMGRNQCPECGSVVACADVDFEVFQGEVLGIVGESGSGKSSVAEMLSLDLEATGGSVDYHAIDGDLLETDYQQRRELQDFHVGMVHQHVRDGLNLDFSGGGNVAEKLLSAGWRDYGDIRDRVRELFEDTEVPTDRMDDATDTYSGGMQRRVQIAKAIANDPSLVVLDEPTTGLDVSVQARVLDMFREIQREQGLATIVVSHDLGVIRLLADRTLVMRQGRIVERGLTDRVMEDPHHEYTQTLINSVI from the coding sequence ATGACCGTCCTCGACGTCTCGAACCTCACCAAAATTTACGGCGAGGGCTGCCCCGACTGTCTCGACTTGACCGGTCCGGAGATGGGGCGCAATCAGTGTCCCGAGTGTGGCAGCGTCGTCGCCTGTGCCGACGTCGACTTCGAGGTCTTCCAGGGCGAGGTCCTGGGAATCGTCGGCGAGTCCGGCAGCGGCAAATCCAGCGTCGCCGAGATGCTCTCGCTGGATCTCGAAGCCACAGGTGGAAGCGTCGACTACCACGCGATCGACGGCGACCTCCTCGAGACCGACTACCAGCAGCGCCGCGAGTTACAGGACTTCCACGTCGGGATGGTCCACCAGCACGTCCGAGACGGCCTGAATCTGGACTTCTCTGGCGGCGGCAACGTCGCCGAGAAGTTGCTCTCTGCGGGCTGGCGCGACTACGGAGATATCCGCGACAGAGTACGAGAACTGTTCGAGGACACGGAGGTCCCGACCGACCGGATGGACGACGCGACCGACACCTACTCCGGCGGGATGCAACGGCGCGTCCAGATCGCCAAAGCCATCGCCAACGACCCGTCGCTGGTCGTGCTCGACGAACCCACGACTGGCCTGGACGTCAGCGTCCAGGCACGCGTGCTGGACATGTTCCGCGAGATCCAGCGCGAGCAGGGCCTGGCGACCATCGTCGTCAGCCACGACCTCGGTGTGATTCGACTGCTCGCCGACCGTACCCTCGTCATGCGCCAGGGTCGGATCGTCGAGCGGGGCCTGACGGACCGCGTGATGGAGGATCCCCATCACGAGTACACACAGACGCTGATCAACTCGGTGATCTAA